A single genomic interval of Nonomuraea rubra harbors:
- a CDS encoding esterase-like activity of phytase family protein, protein MRSTRRAAPALAAAAALALLGAAVPAAGAVTSERSPAGVVTTERSPAGARCSADVSLLGFTDSLDKTTFEGTPVGGLSALALTRSSRALALADNAGTTPARLYDLGLDSGRGGRLSAEVRGMTTLRRPDGTPYTGADFDGEGLVAERGGRTVLASSETEPSIRRFRLSDGRQVAELQVPQRFRVAPAGQAATNQTFEALAATPDGRVLYAGMEGPLSADGRDAEGRGLQRILRYEAGPGGAYTPAAQHAYRTDPGLGLVELVALADGQLLSLERGFTSGVGNTVRVYRVSATGAADVSGAESLSTVTDQRSWVGKQLLADLVDCPPSGATAEQPQPNPLLDNIEGMALGERLSGDRRTLYLVSDDNNNAAQTTRLYALSVRLPDEARLTGRALLSATDYQPGPTSGTQLPPATVNGVTPPFAGQPIPGFSAVIPATPRSRSASRLLAMPDNGFGAKNNSADFLLRAYVIEPDNRSGEVRVRSHIGFRDPDRKVPFPIVNQDTADRLLTGADFDIESLAWDARGDLWIGEEFGPYLVRTDRTGKVLQAPIPLPDGTKSPQSPDLAAGESPTLPASRGFEAVAASTDGWTLYPILEGARTGDADQRRRVVYEFDVRKSAYTGRTWTFRADEPGLLVGDAAVLDGRRLMLIERDNEMGPSSRVKRLVVTDLDAAGQDGVLPRRTAVDLLRIADPKGVSTPARPGEYGVGPLFSFPLQSVESVLPLGGDRVVVANDNNFPGNDGRIPGRADDTEVIVIDVPGLRG, encoded by the coding sequence GTGCGCAGCACACGGCGGGCCGCGCCGGCCCTCGCGGCCGCGGCGGCCCTCGCCCTGCTCGGCGCGGCCGTCCCCGCGGCCGGCGCGGTGACGTCAGAGCGTTCCCCGGCCGGCGTGGTGACGACAGAGCGTTCCCCGGCCGGCGCCCGCTGCTCGGCCGACGTCTCCCTGCTCGGCTTCACCGACAGCCTGGACAAGACGACGTTCGAGGGCACGCCCGTCGGCGGGCTGTCCGCCCTCGCGCTCACCCGCTCGTCGCGGGCCCTGGCGCTGGCCGACAACGCCGGCACCACCCCCGCCCGCCTGTACGACCTCGGCCTCGACTCCGGCCGGGGCGGGCGCCTGTCGGCCGAGGTACGCGGGATGACGACGCTGCGGCGGCCGGACGGCACGCCGTACACGGGGGCCGACTTCGACGGCGAGGGGCTCGTCGCGGAACGCGGCGGCCGCACCGTGCTGGCCAGTTCCGAAACCGAGCCGTCGATCAGGCGCTTCCGGCTCTCCGACGGCCGCCAGGTCGCCGAGCTGCAGGTGCCGCAGCGGTTCCGGGTCGCCCCGGCCGGCCAGGCGGCGACCAACCAGACGTTCGAGGCGCTGGCCGCCACGCCCGACGGCCGCGTGCTGTACGCCGGCATGGAGGGGCCGCTGTCCGCCGACGGCCGCGACGCCGAGGGCCGCGGCCTGCAGCGGATCCTGCGCTACGAGGCCGGGCCCGGCGGCGCGTACACGCCCGCCGCCCAGCACGCCTACCGCACCGACCCGGGGCTCGGGCTCGTCGAGCTGGTGGCGCTCGCCGACGGGCAGCTGCTGTCCCTGGAACGTGGCTTCACCTCCGGCGTGGGCAACACCGTGCGGGTGTACCGGGTCTCCGCCACCGGCGCCGCCGACGTGTCCGGCGCCGAGTCCCTGTCCACCGTCACCGACCAGCGTTCCTGGGTGGGCAAGCAGCTGCTCGCCGACCTGGTCGACTGCCCGCCGTCCGGGGCCACCGCCGAGCAGCCGCAGCCGAACCCGCTGCTGGACAACATCGAGGGCATGGCGCTGGGCGAACGCCTGTCCGGTGACCGCCGCACGCTCTACCTCGTCTCCGACGACAACAACAACGCGGCGCAGACCACCCGCCTGTACGCGCTGAGCGTCCGCCTGCCGGACGAGGCCAGGCTGACGGGGCGGGCGCTGCTGTCCGCGACGGACTACCAGCCCGGCCCCACGTCGGGCACGCAGCTCCCGCCGGCCACCGTCAACGGGGTCACCCCGCCGTTCGCCGGCCAGCCGATCCCCGGCTTCTCCGCCGTGATCCCGGCCACGCCGCGCTCCCGCTCCGCGAGCCGCCTGCTCGCCATGCCGGACAACGGGTTCGGCGCGAAGAACAACTCGGCGGACTTCCTGCTGCGCGCGTACGTCATCGAGCCGGACAATCGTTCCGGCGAGGTCCGCGTACGCTCCCACATCGGTTTCCGCGACCCTGACCGCAAGGTGCCGTTCCCCATCGTCAACCAGGACACCGCCGACCGGCTGCTGACCGGGGCCGACTTCGACATCGAGTCGCTGGCCTGGGACGCGCGCGGCGACCTGTGGATCGGCGAGGAGTTCGGGCCGTACCTGGTGCGGACCGACCGCACCGGCAAGGTGCTGCAGGCGCCGATCCCGCTGCCGGACGGCACCAAGTCGCCGCAGTCGCCCGACCTGGCCGCCGGCGAGAGCCCGACGCTGCCGGCCAGCCGCGGGTTCGAGGCCGTGGCGGCGAGCACGGACGGCTGGACGTTGTACCCGATCCTGGAGGGCGCCAGGACCGGCGACGCCGACCAGCGGCGGCGCGTGGTCTACGAGTTCGACGTGCGCAAGTCGGCCTACACCGGACGTACCTGGACCTTCCGGGCGGACGAGCCCGGGCTGCTCGTCGGCGACGCGGCGGTGCTCGACGGCCGGCGGCTAATGCTGATCGAGCGGGACAACGAGATGGGGCCGAGCTCCCGGGTCAAGCGGCTGGTCGTCACCGACCTCGACGCCGCGGGGCAGGACGGGGTGCTGCCCCGCCGTACCGCCGTGGACCTGCTGCGCATCGCCGACCCGAAGGGCGTCTCCACGCCCGCCAGACCCGGCGAGTACGGGGTGGGGCCGCTGTTCTCCTTCCCCCTGCAGTCGGTGGAGTCGGTGCTGCCGCTGGGCGGCGACCGGGTGGTGGTCGCCAACGACAACAACTTCCCGGGCAACGACGGCCGCATCCCCGGCAGGGCCGACGACACCGAGGTGATCGTCATCGACGTGCCCGGCCTGCGCGGCTGA
- a CDS encoding CBM35 domain-containing protein, whose amino-acid sequence MHRLRLTGRAVTVAAVLALASSTMTPARAAAAPDVVAVDFAQRTGPVHGGATGMLYGLSDPGVPGDSLLAGARPRTVAQKAPDGDQHPNGDALVVADGFLAAGGEEIVVYMQDVYSRWPYENLGIDDYLAKVDTMVRKVVRERPADKDRFVWVPFNEPDWIWYQDWDALKEKFFGDWKAVVERIRSIDPQARIVGPNEARYNPGRLRDFLTWAKGATCGGGDCLPDIMAWHELSRDSLAGYRGHHEHYRALERELGIGPLPVNIDEYGNRRDMSVPGQLVQWISMFEDTKVDADMAYWTYAGNLDDHAVRTRQANGGWWLLKWYADLTGETVRATPPHPNVPDTVQAVAAVDEPARRGTVLAGGGAQPVRLDVTGLDPALFGRQVDVVVSKTTWTGYEGDALKPPVVAARRTTAPGGKLRVDLPGGDVMAAYRVTIVPSSGPAPAIDAPWTTSIEAESATLASAQAYDQDTTADPQKYATSGKRDVGSMNQPGSAVTFSVTVPRDGRYRLGIHHGTNKVPGRHALFVDGALDRLVQYSATLGWTYRGRTDVEIELTAGTHRLSLRTSADGTTLLPGSDITLDRFDLTEITGPARAAYPADEARLSGGARLTRSGAGPAITLGGGARATFFVAAGQDGYHDLTLSYRSGRAGDLDVRIDGRAVPGVRAARPGDGASRVRVYLPAGISKVEVGGFAGLHLRELVTVRAGQADAAVHRVEAEQARLSGAARVVGAGGASNASAGAYVGELGNGAASTITLDRPAGFGPGEYVLVTHYANADRNTGHAYNTDVISRFLDISETGGGTARGVFRHNYAWDNFWPQATPLTLTTADGALVLGNASAFGPNVDRLELARFVLEVDNRA is encoded by the coding sequence ATGCACCGACTCCGGCTGACCGGGCGAGCCGTCACCGTGGCCGCCGTCCTGGCGTTAGCCTCCTCGACCATGACCCCCGCCCGTGCCGCGGCCGCCCCCGACGTGGTCGCCGTGGACTTCGCCCAGCGCACCGGGCCTGTCCACGGCGGCGCGACCGGCATGCTGTACGGCCTGTCGGACCCGGGCGTGCCCGGAGACTCCCTGCTCGCCGGCGCCCGGCCGCGTACCGTCGCGCAGAAGGCCCCCGACGGCGACCAGCACCCCAACGGCGACGCGCTCGTGGTCGCGGACGGCTTCCTCGCCGCCGGCGGCGAGGAGATCGTCGTCTACATGCAGGACGTCTACAGCCGCTGGCCGTACGAGAACCTGGGCATCGACGACTACCTCGCCAAGGTCGACACCATGGTGCGCAAGGTCGTCCGCGAGCGGCCGGCGGACAAGGACAGGTTCGTCTGGGTGCCGTTCAACGAGCCCGACTGGATCTGGTACCAGGACTGGGACGCGCTCAAGGAGAAGTTCTTCGGCGACTGGAAGGCCGTCGTCGAGCGCATCCGCTCCATCGACCCCCAGGCCAGGATCGTCGGCCCGAACGAGGCCCGGTACAACCCCGGCCGCCTGCGCGACTTCCTCACCTGGGCCAAGGGCGCCACCTGCGGCGGCGGCGACTGCCTGCCCGACATCATGGCCTGGCACGAGCTGTCGCGCGACAGCCTCGCCGGCTACCGCGGCCACCACGAGCACTACCGCGCCCTCGAACGCGAGCTGGGCATCGGCCCGCTGCCCGTCAACATCGACGAGTACGGCAACCGGCGCGACATGTCCGTCCCCGGCCAGCTGGTCCAGTGGATCTCCATGTTCGAGGACACCAAGGTCGACGCCGACATGGCGTACTGGACCTATGCCGGCAACCTCGACGACCACGCCGTGCGCACCCGCCAGGCCAACGGCGGCTGGTGGCTGCTCAAGTGGTACGCCGACCTGACAGGGGAGACCGTCAGGGCCACCCCGCCGCACCCGAACGTCCCCGACACCGTCCAGGCCGTCGCGGCCGTCGACGAGCCCGCGCGGCGCGGCACCGTCCTGGCCGGCGGCGGTGCCCAGCCCGTCCGCCTCGACGTCACCGGCCTCGACCCGGCACTCTTCGGCAGGCAGGTCGACGTCGTCGTGTCGAAGACGACCTGGACAGGGTACGAGGGCGACGCGCTCAAGCCGCCCGTCGTCGCGGCGCGCCGCACCACCGCGCCCGGCGGGAAACTCCGCGTCGACCTTCCCGGAGGCGACGTCATGGCCGCCTACCGGGTGACCATCGTTCCGTCGAGCGGCCCGGCCCCCGCCATCGACGCGCCGTGGACGACGTCGATCGAGGCCGAGTCGGCCACCCTCGCCTCGGCCCAGGCCTACGACCAGGACACCACGGCCGACCCCCAGAAGTACGCCACCTCCGGCAAGCGCGACGTCGGCTCCATGAACCAGCCCGGCTCGGCCGTGACGTTTTCCGTCACCGTCCCGCGCGACGGCCGCTACCGTCTCGGCATCCACCACGGCACGAACAAGGTGCCCGGCAGGCACGCGCTGTTCGTCGACGGCGCCCTCGACCGGCTCGTGCAGTACTCGGCCACGCTCGGCTGGACCTACCGCGGCCGTACCGACGTCGAGATCGAGCTGACCGCCGGCACCCACCGGCTCTCCCTGCGCACCAGCGCCGACGGCACGACCCTGCTGCCCGGCAGCGACATCACCCTCGACAGGTTCGATCTCACCGAGATCACCGGGCCCGCGCGGGCGGCCTACCCGGCCGACGAGGCCCGGCTCTCCGGCGGCGCCCGGCTCACCCGCTCCGGCGCCGGTCCTGCCATCACCCTCGGCGGGGGCGCCCGCGCCACGTTCTTCGTCGCCGCCGGTCAGGACGGCTATCACGACCTGACCCTGTCGTACCGTTCCGGGCGGGCCGGCGACCTCGACGTGCGCATCGACGGGCGCGCCGTTCCCGGCGTGCGGGCGGCCCGGCCCGGTGACGGCGCCTCGCGCGTCCGGGTCTACCTGCCCGCCGGGATCTCGAAGGTCGAGGTCGGCGGCTTCGCGGGCCTGCACCTGCGCGAGCTGGTCACCGTACGGGCGGGGCAGGCGGACGCGGCGGTGCACCGGGTCGAGGCCGAGCAGGCGCGCCTGTCCGGTGCGGCTCGCGTGGTGGGTGCCGGGGGTGCGTCCAACGCCTCCGCCGGCGCGTACGTGGGCGAGCTCGGCAACGGCGCCGCCAGCACGATCACCCTGGACCGGCCCGCCGGGTTCGGGCCGGGGGAGTACGTGCTGGTGACGCATTACGCCAACGCCGACAGGAACACCGGGCACGCGTACAACACCGACGTCATCAGCCGGTTCCTCGACATCAGCGAGACCGGCGGCGGGACGGCGCGCGGCGTGTTCCGGCACAACTACGCCTGGGACAACTTCTGGCCCCAGGCCACCCCGCTCACCCTCACCACCGCGGACGGCGCCCTCGTCCTCGGCAACGCGAGCGCCTTCGGGCCCAACGTCGATCGGCTGGAGCTGGCCCGGTTCGTCCTCGAAGTGGACAACCGCGCCTAG
- a CDS encoding TetR/AcrR family transcriptional regulator produces the protein MTSRMTRVEQVSATREALLAAAERLFAERGVHAVGNRQISEAAGQGNNAAVTYHFGAKADLIRAIARKHAEQLEGTRTRMMAGIAGSTDLRDWVACLVRPLTEHLESLGSPTWYARFTAQVMADPALNAIMVDEALTAAPVLRLFRHGLDRCLPDLPAGVRVERGIMARHLIVQMCAERERALAGHGATFRPTWSATADGLIDAIVAIWRAPVS, from the coding sequence ATGACCAGCAGGATGACCCGGGTCGAGCAGGTCAGCGCGACCCGGGAGGCGCTCCTGGCCGCCGCCGAGCGGCTGTTCGCCGAGCGCGGGGTGCACGCCGTCGGCAACCGCCAGATCAGCGAGGCCGCCGGCCAGGGCAACAACGCCGCCGTCACCTACCACTTCGGCGCCAAGGCCGACCTGATCCGCGCCATCGCCCGCAAGCACGCCGAGCAACTGGAGGGCACCCGCACCCGCATGATGGCGGGCATCGCCGGCTCCACCGACCTGCGCGACTGGGTCGCCTGCCTGGTCCGCCCGCTCACCGAGCACCTGGAGAGCCTCGGCAGCCCCACCTGGTACGCCCGCTTCACCGCCCAGGTCATGGCCGACCCCGCGCTCAACGCCATCATGGTCGACGAGGCCCTGACCGCCGCCCCCGTGCTGCGGCTCTTCCGCCACGGCCTGGACCGGTGCCTGCCGGATCTGCCCGCCGGCGTCCGGGTCGAGCGCGGCATCATGGCCCGCCACCTGATCGTGCAGATGTGCGCCGAACGTGAACGGGCCCTGGCCGGCCACGGCGCCACCTTCCGCCCCACCTGGTCCGCCACCGCCGACGGCCTCATCGACGCGATCGTCGCGATCTGGCGGGCACCCGTGTCATAG
- a CDS encoding TetR/AcrR family transcriptional regulator, whose protein sequence is MSTTEHAEPAPRRRRGRPGHDQSAILRAAVELFNRRGYDATSMGDLAKELGLTKPAIYHHVTSKEQLLGQALDDALDELTSVVTEASREQPGAGAYQRLREVVRRSVEVLVAHQPSVTLLLRVRGNSEIELAALERRRWLDDRLAALVADAVAEGALRDDVPPALVSRLLFGMVNSLVEWYRPDGAYDQAMVADAITSIAFDGLARHEA, encoded by the coding sequence ATGAGCACGACTGAACATGCCGAACCGGCCCCCCGCCGCAGGCGGGGCCGTCCAGGCCATGACCAGTCGGCGATCCTGCGCGCCGCCGTCGAGCTGTTCAACCGGCGTGGGTACGACGCCACGAGCATGGGCGACCTGGCCAAGGAGCTCGGCCTGACCAAGCCGGCCATCTACCACCACGTCACCAGCAAGGAGCAGCTGCTCGGCCAGGCGCTCGACGACGCGCTCGACGAGCTCACCTCCGTCGTGACCGAGGCGTCGCGCGAGCAGCCGGGGGCCGGTGCCTACCAGCGGCTGCGCGAAGTGGTGCGGCGCAGCGTGGAGGTGCTGGTCGCGCACCAGCCGTCCGTCACGCTCCTGCTGCGGGTGCGCGGCAACAGCGAGATCGAGCTGGCCGCGCTGGAACGGCGGCGCTGGCTCGACGACCGGCTGGCCGCGCTCGTCGCGGACGCCGTCGCCGAGGGCGCGCTGCGCGACGACGTGCCGCCCGCGCTGGTGAGCCGGCTGCTGTTCGGCATGGTGAACTCGCTGGTGGAGTGGTACCGGCCGGACGGCGCGTACGACCAGGCGATGGTGGCCGACGCGATCACCTCCATCGCCTTCGACGGCCTCGCCCGCCACGAGGCCTGA
- a CDS encoding 3-hydroxyacyl-CoA dehydrogenase family protein: MNADLPRTVGVVGGGRMGAGIAHAFLVAGGHVVIVESSAETAAAARDRVGDSLAKAAAKGTLAEPAQEVASRLRATADRAGLSGCELVIEAVPEDAALKAEVLAAAEKQAPGAVLATNTSSLSLAGLAAGLAAPGRFLGLHFFNPVPVSDLVEIVAGPRTEPELLTRAQGWVAALGKTPITVTDSPGFASSRLGVCLALEAMRMLEEGVASAADIDTAMTLGYRHPVGPLRTTDLVGLDVRLAIAEHLARELGPRFEPPRILRGLVAAGHLGRKTGQGFYTW; encoded by the coding sequence ATGAACGCTGACCTGCCCAGGACCGTGGGAGTCGTCGGCGGCGGACGGATGGGTGCCGGCATCGCGCATGCGTTCCTCGTCGCGGGCGGCCACGTGGTCATCGTGGAGAGCTCCGCCGAGACGGCCGCCGCGGCGCGCGACAGGGTCGGTGACAGCCTGGCCAAGGCCGCCGCGAAGGGCACGCTCGCCGAGCCCGCGCAGGAGGTGGCGTCCCGGCTGCGCGCCACCGCCGATCGCGCCGGGCTGAGCGGCTGCGAGCTGGTGATCGAGGCCGTTCCCGAGGACGCGGCGCTGAAGGCCGAGGTGCTGGCCGCCGCCGAGAAGCAGGCTCCCGGCGCGGTGCTCGCCACCAACACCAGCAGCCTGTCACTGGCGGGGCTCGCCGCCGGGCTGGCGGCGCCCGGCCGCTTCCTCGGCCTGCACTTCTTCAACCCCGTCCCGGTGAGCGACCTCGTGGAGATCGTCGCGGGGCCGCGGACGGAGCCCGAGCTGCTGACGCGGGCGCAGGGCTGGGTGGCGGCGCTCGGCAAGACGCCGATCACCGTGACGGACTCGCCGGGTTTCGCCAGCAGCCGGCTCGGCGTGTGCCTGGCGCTGGAGGCGATGCGGATGCTGGAGGAGGGGGTGGCCAGCGCGGCCGACATCGACACCGCGATGACGCTCGGCTACCGCCACCCGGTCGGGCCGCTGCGCACCACCGACCTCGTCGGCCTGGACGTGCGGCTCGCCATCGCCGAACATCTGGCCCGCGAGCTCGGCCCCCGCTTCGAGCCGCCGCGCATCCTGCGCGGCCTCGTCGCCGCCGGGCACCTGGGCCGCAAGACGGGGCAGGGCTTCTACACCTGGTAA
- a CDS encoding enoyl-CoA hydratase/isomerase family protein, with the protein MNGEQEKHGGPAASSRRETGGGSGLVVEEGGDRVVWRLNRPEVRNAIDHELVRALHDACSAVEHEPKLVLIIGEGTTFAAGADIAQLRERGRDDALRGINSKIFDRIHRLPMPTIGLLDGYALGGGAELAYACDFRIGTPRTRIGNPETGLGILAAAGAAWRLAELVGEPLAKEILLAGRVLTAEEALSVHLLNEVVQPENLLATGHLLADRIAAQAPLATRLMKAVFHAPRDAHPFVDDVAQAVLVETEEKQARMTAFLERRNRKEGNR; encoded by the coding sequence ATGAACGGCGAACAGGAGAAGCACGGCGGACCGGCCGCGAGCAGCAGGCGAGAGACGGGCGGCGGGTCGGGTCTTGTCGTCGAGGAGGGCGGGGACCGGGTCGTGTGGCGGCTCAACCGCCCCGAGGTCCGCAACGCGATCGACCACGAGCTGGTACGCGCCCTCCACGACGCCTGCAGCGCCGTCGAGCACGAGCCGAAGCTCGTCCTGATCATCGGCGAGGGCACCACCTTCGCCGCAGGCGCGGACATCGCCCAGCTCCGCGAGCGCGGCCGCGACGACGCGCTGCGCGGCATCAACTCCAAGATCTTCGACCGGATCCACAGGCTGCCGATGCCGACGATCGGCCTGCTCGACGGTTACGCCCTCGGCGGCGGCGCCGAGCTCGCCTACGCCTGCGACTTCAGGATCGGCACGCCGCGCACCCGCATCGGCAACCCCGAGACCGGCCTCGGCATCCTCGCCGCCGCCGGCGCCGCCTGGCGGCTCGCCGAGCTCGTCGGGGAGCCGCTGGCCAAGGAGATCCTGCTCGCGGGCCGCGTGCTGACGGCGGAGGAGGCGCTGTCGGTGCACCTGCTCAACGAGGTCGTGCAGCCGGAGAACCTGCTCGCCACCGGCCACCTGCTGGCCGACCGGATCGCGGCGCAGGCGCCGCTGGCGACCCGGCTGATGAAGGCCGTCTTCCACGCCCCGCGCGACGCGCACCCGTTCGTGGACGACGTGGCACAGGCGGTGCTGGTCGAGACCGAGGAGAAGCAGGCGCGCATGACGGCGTTCCTGGAGCGACGCAACCGGAAGGAAGGCAACCGATGA
- a CDS encoding thiolase family protein, with amino-acid sequence MPESFVVSGVRTPIGRYGGALAHVRPDDLAALVVREAVARAGIAPDLVDEVVLGAANQAGEDNRNVARMAALLAGLPDSVPGFTVNRLCASGLTAVTTARALIAAGDADVVVAGGVESMTRAPWVMEKPAKAFAKPGASFDTSIGWRFTNPRFDAATTASMPQTAETVAERWRLTRDELDAFALRSHQRAVAAIKEGRFADEIVPVPVGPGAAGKRPAGTGAAQTGAAGASPAGKGLAGEDVVEADEGPRADTSMERLARLRPIHGPGGVITAGNSSSLNDGAAAVVVVSERFLERHGLTPRARLVAAAHAGVPPEIMGIGPVPATRKVLERAGWQVGDLDAVELNEAFAAQSLACVRDLGLDLERVNADGGAIALGHPLGASGARILVTLLGRLERTGAHRGLATLCVGVGQGSALLVERP; translated from the coding sequence GTGCCCGAATCCTTCGTCGTCTCCGGCGTGCGGACGCCGATAGGCCGTTACGGCGGCGCGCTCGCCCACGTCCGCCCCGACGACCTGGCCGCCCTCGTCGTACGGGAGGCCGTCGCCCGCGCCGGGATCGCCCCCGACCTGGTGGACGAGGTGGTGCTGGGCGCGGCCAACCAGGCCGGTGAGGACAACCGCAACGTGGCTCGCATGGCCGCCCTCCTGGCGGGCCTGCCCGACTCGGTGCCCGGCTTCACCGTCAACCGGCTCTGCGCCTCCGGGCTCACCGCGGTCACCACCGCCCGCGCCCTCATCGCCGCCGGGGACGCCGACGTCGTCGTCGCGGGCGGCGTGGAGTCGATGACCAGGGCGCCGTGGGTGATGGAGAAGCCGGCCAAGGCGTTCGCCAAGCCGGGCGCGTCCTTCGACACCTCCATCGGCTGGCGTTTCACCAACCCGCGCTTCGACGCCGCCACGACCGCCTCGATGCCGCAGACCGCCGAGACGGTGGCCGAGCGGTGGCGGCTCACCCGCGACGAGCTCGACGCGTTCGCCCTCCGCTCCCACCAGCGGGCGGTCGCGGCGATCAAGGAAGGCCGGTTCGCGGACGAGATCGTCCCCGTCCCGGTCGGCCCGGGCGCCGCAGGGAAGCGCCCGGCCGGCACGGGCGCGGCTCAAACGGGCGCGGCCGGCGCGAGCCCGGCCGGGAAGGGCCTGGCCGGTGAGGACGTGGTCGAGGCCGACGAGGGGCCCCGGGCGGACACCAGCATGGAGCGGCTGGCCCGCCTGCGCCCGATCCACGGCCCGGGCGGCGTCATCACCGCGGGCAACTCCAGCTCGCTCAACGACGGCGCCGCGGCCGTCGTCGTGGTGAGCGAACGCTTCCTGGAGCGGCACGGCCTGACGCCGCGCGCCCGGCTCGTGGCCGCCGCGCACGCCGGGGTCCCGCCCGAGATCATGGGGATCGGTCCCGTCCCCGCGACCCGCAAGGTGCTCGAACGCGCAGGCTGGCAGGTCGGCGACCTCGACGCCGTCGAGCTCAACGAGGCGTTCGCCGCCCAGTCGCTGGCCTGCGTCCGCGATCTCGGCCTCGACCTCGAACGCGTCAACGCCGACGGCGGCGCCATCGCCCTCGGCCACCCGCTCGGCGCTTCCGGCGCCCGCATCCTCGTCACCCTCCTCGGCCGGCTCGAACGCACCGGCGCCCACCGCGGCCTCGCCACCCTCTGCGTCGGCGTCGGCCAGGGCAGCGCACTCCTGGTGGAGCGGCCATGA
- the paaE gene encoding 1,2-phenylacetyl-CoA epoxidase subunit PaaE, giving the protein MTTLAPAPSRAAVFHPLTVAAVDRLCEDAAAITFAVPGELRDAYAFGAGQSLTLRRVIDGREHRRSYSICAPAGAAPRIGVREIPGGLFSSWLVHEVRPGTVIEVQPPTGSWRADPELGERHLCVAAGSGITPMLSVASTVLTHPGAQVSLLYGNRTSRTVMFAEELGDLKNRYGPRLQVVHTLSREPRDVELLSGRLDGDRLRRLLTGLVPVEVFDHVWLCGPLQMVEEARTVLAELGVPRDRVHVELFYADAPPPPPRRAANELSGATTELTIVLDGLRTTSTVSRETTLLDGAQAGRGDLPFACKGGVCGTCRAVVREGEVDMRRNYALEPAEVAAGFVLTCQTYPVGEQVTVDYDA; this is encoded by the coding sequence ATGACCACGCTCGCGCCCGCCCCGTCCAGGGCCGCCGTCTTCCACCCGCTGACCGTGGCGGCCGTGGACCGGCTGTGCGAGGACGCCGCCGCGATCACCTTCGCCGTCCCCGGCGAGCTGCGCGACGCGTACGCGTTCGGAGCCGGCCAGTCGCTCACCCTGCGCCGCGTCATCGACGGCCGCGAGCACCGCCGCTCGTACTCGATCTGCGCCCCCGCCGGCGCCGCGCCGCGCATCGGCGTCAGGGAGATCCCCGGCGGCCTGTTCTCCTCGTGGCTCGTGCACGAGGTGCGGCCAGGCACCGTGATCGAGGTGCAGCCGCCCACCGGCTCCTGGCGGGCCGATCCCGAGCTGGGCGAGCGGCACCTGTGCGTCGCCGCCGGCTCGGGCATCACGCCGATGTTGTCGGTCGCCTCGACGGTGCTCACCCATCCCGGCGCGCAGGTCTCTCTCCTGTACGGCAACCGCACCAGCCGCACCGTCATGTTCGCCGAGGAGCTCGGTGACCTGAAGAACCGCTACGGCCCGCGGCTCCAGGTCGTGCACACGCTCTCGCGGGAGCCGCGCGACGTCGAGCTGCTGTCGGGGCGGCTCGACGGCGACCGGCTGCGCCGGCTGCTGACCGGTCTCGTCCCGGTGGAGGTGTTCGACCACGTCTGGTTGTGCGGGCCGCTCCAGATGGTCGAGGAGGCCCGGACGGTACTCGCCGAGCTGGGCGTGCCGCGCGACCGGGTGCACGTCGAGCTCTTCTACGCCGACGCCCCTCCCCCGCCGCCCCGCCGCGCCGCGAACGAGCTCTCCGGCGCCACGACGGAGCTGACCATCGTGCTCGACGGCCTGCGGACCACCTCCACGGTCTCCCGCGAGACGACCCTGCTCGACGGCGCCCAGGCCGGTCGTGGTGACCTGCCGTTCGCCTGCAAGGGCGGGGTCTGCGGGACGTGCCGCGCCGTCGTACGGGAAGGTGAGGTCGACATGCGCCGCAACTACGCGCTCGAACCGGCCGAGGTCGCCGCCGGCTTCGTGCTCACCTGCCAGACGTACCCGGTAGGGGAGCAGGTGACCGTCGACTACGACGCCTGA
- the paaD gene encoding 1,2-phenylacetyl-CoA epoxidase subunit PaaD, with product MNTDRRAAEAAGRRTADAARRRAAEVAGEVRDPEMPMLTLADLGVLRGVEVERDAGGGEVVVASITPTYTGCPAMATMRDDLVHRLNDAGFDRVEVRVVLDPPWSSDWISERGRAALRAAGLSAPGPAPRRAGPVLLTLTGPPRPAPPCPRCGSAATRLTSEFGATACKALYRCTDCLEPFEHVKEI from the coding sequence GTGAACACCGACCGGCGCGCGGCCGAGGCCGCCGGAAGGCGCACGGCCGACGCCGCCCGGCGCCGGGCGGCCGAGGTGGCCGGGGAGGTGCGCGATCCCGAGATGCCGATGCTCACCCTGGCCGACCTGGGCGTGCTGCGCGGCGTCGAGGTGGAGCGGGACGCGGGCGGCGGCGAGGTCGTCGTCGCCTCGATCACGCCGACCTACACCGGCTGCCCCGCCATGGCGACCATGCGCGACGACCTCGTCCACCGGCTCAACGACGCCGGGTTCGACCGGGTCGAGGTGCGGGTCGTGCTCGACCCGCCCTGGTCCAGCGACTGGATCTCGGAACGGGGCCGCGCCGCCCTGCGCGCCGCCGGGCTGTCGGCGCCCGGCCCCGCCCCCAGGCGCGCAGGCCCGGTGCTGCTCACGCTGACCGGCCCGCCCAGGCCCGCGCCGCCCTGCCCCCGCTGCGGCTCGGCGGCCACCCGCCTCACCTCGGAGTTCGGCGCCACCGCCTGCAAGGCCCTCTACCGCTGCACCGACTGCCTCGAACCGTTCGAGCACGTCAAGGAGATCTGA